From the genome of Malus domestica chromosome 04, GDT2T_hap1, one region includes:
- the LOC108171842 gene encoding ubiquitin-conjugating enzyme E2 4-like isoform X2: protein MADWSFDRKPKKHWMYEREGLRKVDFPSHCSYGPVNEDDPYKWQGMIMGPPDSPYEQGVFFLSIDLPPQYPNKPPTIKFLTKVYHPNINGEDGTIYVDILEEDKWNPVQNIESLLLSICSLLDDPNPVDPLNPPCLLFRKDKKKFVETAKEWTRKYAMF from the exons ATGGCAGACTGGTCTTTCG ACAGGAAACCTAAAAAGCACTGGATGTACGAAAGAGAAGGGTTGAGGAAAGTAGACTTCCCGAGTCACTGCAGTTATGGACCAGTGAATGAAGATGACCCTTACAAATGGCAAGGTATGATCATGGGGCCACCAGATTCTCCTTATGAGCAAGGTGTCTTCTTTCTCTCCATTGATTTGCCACCACAATATCCTAACAAACCTCCCACCATCAAATTCCTAACCAAG GTTTATCATCCAAATATTAACGGCGAGGACGGGACTATTTACGTCGACATTTTAGAAGAGGATAAATGGAATCCAGTGCAGAACATTGAGAGCCTCCTGCTCTCCATATGCTCACTTCTCGATGATCCAAACCCAGTGGATCCCCTCAATCCACCCTGCCTGCTCTTCCGGAAAGACAAAAAGAAGTTTGTCGAAACGGCCAAGGAGTGGACTAGGAAGTATGCAATGTTTTGA
- the LOC108171842 gene encoding ubiquitin-conjugating enzyme E2 4-like isoform X1, translating to MADWSFEDRKPKKHWMYEREGLRKVDFPSHCSYGPVNEDDPYKWQGMIMGPPDSPYEQGVFFLSIDLPPQYPNKPPTIKFLTKVYHPNINGEDGTIYVDILEEDKWNPVQNIESLLLSICSLLDDPNPVDPLNPPCLLFRKDKKKFVETAKEWTRKYAMF from the exons ATGGCAGACTGGTCTTTCG AAGACAGGAAACCTAAAAAGCACTGGATGTACGAAAGAGAAGGGTTGAGGAAAGTAGACTTCCCGAGTCACTGCAGTTATGGACCAGTGAATGAAGATGACCCTTACAAATGGCAAGGTATGATCATGGGGCCACCAGATTCTCCTTATGAGCAAGGTGTCTTCTTTCTCTCCATTGATTTGCCACCACAATATCCTAACAAACCTCCCACCATCAAATTCCTAACCAAG GTTTATCATCCAAATATTAACGGCGAGGACGGGACTATTTACGTCGACATTTTAGAAGAGGATAAATGGAATCCAGTGCAGAACATTGAGAGCCTCCTGCTCTCCATATGCTCACTTCTCGATGATCCAAACCCAGTGGATCCCCTCAATCCACCCTGCCTGCTCTTCCGGAAAGACAAAAAGAAGTTTGTCGAAACGGCCAAGGAGTGGACTAGGAAGTATGCAATGTTTTGA